From the genome of Corallococcus macrosporus DSM 14697:
TTGGGCTGACGCTGCACGCGCAGCAGCGTGGTGATGAGGCGGCCCCGGGTGTTCAGGTCCAGGTCCTCCAGCGACTTCAGCCGCATGGGCCGCAGCGAGCGGACAATGGCCTGCAGCGGCCCCTTCTCCGCCCCGAAATCCGTCTTGGAGAGCGCCTTTTCCAGGATGCTCAGCTCGGCGATGACGCGCTGACCGGGCCCCACCGGGCCCTCTTCGCGATCGCGCCCGCGGCCACGGCCGTCTCCACGCCCACGGCCGCCGCCACCACCGGGACCGCCACGGCCGCCAAAACCACCACCCGGCCCGTCACGGCGCGGACCCTGGCCCGGTGCACCCCCGTCACGACCGCGCCCGCCCGGGCGAGGCCCACCGCTTCCATTCTCCTGAGGCACGTCTTTCTCCCGCTAGAACGCGTAGCGAATGTTCGGCGCCACCGCGAACCCGAATGAGCCTCCAGAGACGAGGTACTGCCCCGTCACCTCGAGCCCCACGGAAAAGTGGCGCAGCCGTGTGTAGTACTCCACTCCGGGCCCGGCAAACACAAGAATGTCGGAGTCGGGGAGCAGTCGCTGCGGCGAGAACATCGCATAGCCAGCACCCGCGCGGACGTAGAACCAGGTGCGCTTCACTTCCTGACTGTCGGCGAAGCCCACCAGGCGGGCCCGCAGGACGGCGCCGGGGATCAAGGTGGAGAAGTCACCGGACACCGCGCCGCCGGAGTTGCCCACGTACTCTGCGCCCGTGCGGACGCTCGAGCCCATGATGAACAGGCCGACGGACACCCGCTCGCCCAGGTCCACGCCCACTTCCACCTGCGCCATGGGCCCGGAGGAGAACGGACGGGGGGTGCCTTCCGCCGCCGGAGGGTTGGTGATGAACAACGGCCCACCCAGCACCGCGAAGTAGAGGCCCCGCTCGATTTCATCGAACGTGACAGCGGGGCGATCCCCCTGGGCAGTGGTGGGCGTCTGGGCGCTCGCGACCGTGGGGAGGAGGAACGAGGCGCACAGGGCAAGTGAGGCGAGGGCTTTCATGCGGTCCTGACGTTGGCCCGGCCCTCTGGGGGATGAGCGCCGGGGAAAAGACGCGGTGGGCAGACCCGCTTCAGGCCTGCCCACCCGGAGAAAGGCCACCCGGCGCTAGCCGCCGGACTGCTTGAAGATGAACGGATACGTGACGACCACCACGCCGCCGCCCTTCGGCTCGGGGAACTTCCAGGTGCGCACGCGGCCGGCCACGCACGTCTCCAGCGCCGCGTTGGACGCCGTGGACTGCGCCACAGACGAGGTGGCCACCGAGCCCGTCGCGGTGATGACGAACTTCACCGCCACCTTGCCGCCCAGCTTCGGGAAGCGGTTGAGCAGGCTCTCGAAGCAGTAGCGGATCTGCCCGCGGTTGCGGTGGATGACCTGACGGATGAGCTCCTTGTCCAGCGAGCCCATGACCTCCGGCTCCGACGAGGTGATGCCCACGTCCACGCTCTGCTTGCCACCCAGCACGCCCACGCCGCTGCCGTAGGAGCCGGTGCCACCGCCACGGCCCTTGGTGCCGATGCCACCGATGCCAATGGTCTCACCCGTGCCGCCACCGCCCCCGCCGGAGCCGCGCAGGCCCAGGCCGCCGAAGCCGCCCGAGTTGCCCGCCTTGGCGCCGAACATGTTGCCCATGGCGCTCTTCAGGTCACCGCCCAGGCCGCTCTTTCCGAAGACGGTGGAGATGCCGCCCTTGCCGCCGCCGAAGATCTTCGCCGTCAGGGCGCGCGCCTCGTCCTTCTTGCTCGGGTCGCCCTTGGGCGCGGTGCGGTTGTTGGTCTTGGGCGCGTCCTTCTTGCCCATCTGACCTTCGTCGCCCTTGCTCTTGGCCGCCATCTCGCCGCTCTTCTTCTTCTCCTTCTGCTGGTTGAGGCGCTCGAGGAACTTGTTCTTCTGCGTCTCCGGCGGCTTGATGATGAGCTTGGCGATGCGGGCGTTGTCCGACGACAGCTCGTCCGCGTACTCGTCTCCCGCGCCGGTGCGGTTCATCGCGGTGATGACGAACGCCGTCGCGATGAAGAACAGCACCAGGAAGATGTTGAGCGCGGTGTAGTCCACGGACTCGCCCAGCGGCACCACGACGCGCTTGGGCACCGCCTGGAAGGCCACCTCGAGCGTCACGCCGCCCAGGTCCACCCAGATGAAGTCATCCGTATCCAGCGTGAGCGAGTACGCGTCGCCCTCATGAGAGGCCTTGCCGGACTCGATGACGGCCTTCAGGTCCATCGTCTCGCCCTTGCGGGTGAGCTCGCCCTTCATCTTCGCGGTGAAGCGAACGGTGAAGGACTGGCCGTCCGAGCGGACCGCGTCGAACCGGGGGGTCCCCAGCCGGGAATCTCCCATGACGAAGTTCACGCCCGCGGCGCTGCCCACGACGAAGGCCCGCTTCACGCCCGGGGCCATGAAGAACTCGCCCACGCGCTGATCGCCCCAGGCGAAGCGCAGGCCCACGCCCAGCGGACCGCTGGACCGGGTGCGGCGCACCGTCCGCACGCGCGGCGTGGTGTCCACCGGCGCGGCCTCGACGGGCGCCGGAGCGGGCGCGGCGGGAGCCACCACCGCGTTCTCCTGCGTGGCGGCGAAGGACGGGTCGATGGCGCCCGTGGCCGGAGGCGTGGCCACCGCGGCCTGCGCCAGGCCCTCGGCCGGCGCCGGCGCGGCGATGACCGGGTTCTTCTCCGTCACGACCTCGGTGCTGGCCGCCGCGGCCGCCAGGTTCACCGCGGCCACCGCGGCCGGGTTCTCCAGGCGGATGGTGGTGCCGCCCACGCGGATCTCATCCCCGAAGGACAGCAGCCCCTTGGTGACGCGCTTGCCGTTGACGTACGTGCCCTCGACGCTGCCCATGTCGATGATGGACATGGCGCCGTCGCTGGCGACCTCGATGACGGAGTGGATGCGGCTGACCTTCTCGTCCTCCAGGCACAGGTGCGCCGAGGAGAGACGGCCAATCTTGATGATGTCGCGCTCGTAGTCCTTGGAGGCGACCAGCGAGTCGCCCTTGAAGACCTTGAGTGTCAGAGGAACGGCCATGGGGGCTCCTACGAAAGGTGGGTACGGCGTCAGACAACGCGCGCGGCGGCGGGTTCCCGCCGTTTCGCCACGCTGGCTACAGCTCGCCCACGGACTGCATCACCTTGTCCTCGAAGTCCTCGCGGATGCGGATGAGGTTCGAGTGCTTCACCTTGTCACGCGCTTCGATGTACTCGCCATCCGGCTTCGTGAGGTCGCCCTCGATGGTGTCGTCCTCGAAGTCGATGGTGGTCGTCTTGGAGTAGCGCACATTGCCCTCCCCGGGCCCACCCGGGTTGGTGGCCTCGTCCTGGCCGAGGGCCGGCGTCACCGCGAGCGCCGCAAACAGCATCAACGCCTTCCGCATCACTGCCTCCCGGACGGGCCCCGAAGGGCCCATCACACACCGAATCCCCGGATGAGGGGGGAAACACAAGGTTCGCATCATCCCCCGCGCCCCCGCCACAGCGAAGGCACGCGGGGGCGTCCCATCTTTCACAGCAGGTCGTCTTCCGGCTCGCCGGGTTCCGCCGAGCCTGCATTCTTCTGGTCGGAGCTACCCGCCGCGGGCGGCGGCGCGTTGCCGCTGGCGGGGGTGACCTGGGGCGCGGCGTCCGTGCCGGTGGCCGGCGTCGCGGCGTTGGCGGGCGCGTTCGTCCCCGCGGCGGCCTTCTCCGCGGCCTGCATCTGGGCCTGCTGCTGCTTCTGCAGCTCCTCCATCTGCTTCGCCTGCTCCTCGGCGAACCTGGCCTCGCGCTTGGCGTTGACGATGACCTCCACCTCGCGCAGCAGGGCGAACACGGGCGCCTCCGCGGGCAGGGCCACCTCGCCGCCGGCCATGGCGATGTACTTGCGGTACAGCTCCTCGGCGCGCTCGGGCGCGTCCTTCACCCGGTGCAGGATGATGGCGCGGTTGAGGTTCACCGCCGCCAGCTCCGGGTCGAGCTTCTCCGCCTCGTCGTACTCCTGCATGGCCTTGTCGTACTGGCCCATGCCCTTGTAGGCGACGCCCAGGCCCAGGTGCGCGGCGGCGTTCTTCCCGTCCGCCTGGAGGATGCGGCGCAGGTGCTGCTCGGCGGCGGGGAAGTTCTCCGCGTTCAGGGCGAGCTGCGCCAGCTCCACGTGGGACGGCACGTAGTCCTCGCGGACCTCCAGCGCCTTCTTGAAGGACAGGCGCGCCTCGTCCACGTCCCCTTCCTTCAGGAGGATGAGGCCCACGGCGTGGTGGAGCTCGGGGTCGGTCGCGTCCAGCTTCACGCCGCGCAGGGCCACCAGCTTCGCCATGGCGAGCTGCTTGCGGTCCAGGTAGCTGCGGATCATCACCTTCAGCGCGGTGGTGGACTGCGGATCGCGCATCAGCGCGGCGCGCGACAGGTCCATGGCCTTGGTGTGGTCCCCCTGCTGCCGGTAGATCTCCGCCAGCCGCGCGCGCGACTGCGCGTCATCCGGGTAGCGCTGGAGCACCTCCTGGTACAGCGCCACCGCGCCAGCGACGTTGCCCGCGTTCTGCTCCATCACCGCCAGGTTCTCCGAGGCCTGCCGCAGCGAGGGCTTCTTCGCGAGCGCCGTCTTGTAGTGGGCGCGCGCCTCGGTCAGCTTGCCCTGACGCTCGGCGAGCACGCCCAGGTTGTAGTCGGCCTCGGCGAGGTTCCCGTCCGCCTCCAGCGCGGCCTGGAACTTCCGCTCCAGCGACGGATAGTCGATGGCCCTGGCCTTCTTCTGCGTGTCGAACGCCTTCAGGGCGTCCTCGAAGCGGGCCTTGGCCGTGTTGGAGATGGGCTGCGCGGCCTCCGTCTTCCCGGCGTTCGGGCCCGCCGTCTTGCCCGCGGCGGGGCCTGTGGCCTTGGAGGACGTACAGCCGGCGGCGGCGAGCGAGACAGCCGCCAACAAGGGGAACAGGCGCATGGTGCGAGGGGTCCGGTTCATTAGAGGAAGTCCTCCGGCTCCTCTTCATCCCCGCCCTGCTTCGCGGGAGTGGCGCCGTTGGGGGTGGCCGCCGGGCGGGCGTCCACCTGGGTCTCGGTCTGCGAGCGGAGCTGCGCGGTGAGGTCCGTCAGGTCCTCCTGCAGCGTCTCCGCGCGGGCCTGCTGCGCCTCCGACGCCGCCTTGGGCGCCGGCGGGGGCACGTCCTGGATGGTGGCCAGCAGGTCGCCGCCAATGAGCTGCACGTGGCTCTTCAGCGCCACCTTCGCCTCGGGCATCTCCGGGTAGCGGTCCGGCTGGTACGTGGTGCGCAGCAGCTTCAGGCTCTCCGCGGCGCAGTCGTTGTACACGTCCAGCTCGCGGCTCTTGGCCACCGTGGCGGCGAACGCCTCGGTCGCCTTGTCCTTGAGCGGCTGCGCCTGGTTGGCGAACTCGTCGCGCAGCGCCTGCTGGGACTCCTCGTCCAGGCCGCGCGGCATGGGCGCGTTGGTGAGGCGCTCGGCGAAGTGGTCATACGCCAGGCCAATGCGGTGCAGCGCGCAGATGGCGGGCTCGGGCGCGCCCAGCGTCACCGTCTGCACGTACTTCTTCTCCACCACCTGGAGCGCGCGGCTCTTGTCCTGGATGCTCGCCTTGAAGCGGTTCGGCGACGGGGGGACGCCCCAGTACAGGTTCAGGCGCCGGTACTGGTTCCAGTCCAGCTCCACCGACAGGAACTGCGCCTGCGCGGCCGTGGCGAGCGCCGGCTTCTCCAGCGCGCCCTGCACGCGGCGGGGGAGCTGGTCGAAGTGCTCGTAGATGCGCTTGTACATGCGGGCCACGTCGCGCGAGCGGCCCATCTTCTTGTACAGGTCGACGATGCGGCCCTCGGCGGCCAGGTAACGGCTGGGGGAGCGCATGTTGTCGCGCTCGTACTGCTCCAGCATCTTGATGGCCTTGAAGGCCGCGCCGCTCCTGCCCGTCAGGTCGATGATGGACAGGCGGATCTCATCCGCGTCCTTCGCGCGAGGCCACAGCGCCAGGTAGTGCTCGCGGTTGCGCAGCGCCGCCTTCGTCTGGCCCAGTCCCTCGCGGTAGGTGGCCGCGTTGAAGAGCGCCACCTGCGCCTTGGACTCGTCCCACTTCTGCACCACCGCGGGCTTGTCGCTCGCGGCGCCCCGCCGCTTCCCACGGCGCGCCCTGGCATTCCCCTTCTCGCCCAGGCTGCGCTCGTAGCCGCGCACGTAGGCCTCGTAGGTGGACGCCGCGTCCTCGAAGTCACCGATGGCCTCCAGCGCCTCCGCGTTCGCGTAGATGGAGTCCGGCACGTGCTTGGAGCGCGGGTACTCGGCGAACAGGCGCTTGCGCACCTCGATGGCCTTGTCCAGGCGCTTCGCCTTGTAGTAGTCGACGGACGCGTTGTAGAGCGCCAGGTCGGCGATCTCCGTCTGCGGGAAGTCCTTCACGAAGGCGAGGTACGCCTCGGCGGCCTTCTCGAACTCCTTCTTCTCCTCCAACTGGCTGACGAGCTTGAAGGAGGACTGCTCGATGAGCTTCGCCAGGTCGTCGCGGAACTTGCCCACCGCCAGCTTGTCGTTGGCGTAGAAGCGCCGCGCCCACTCGTTCACCTTCGCGTAGTCCTGGAGCAGGTGGTACGAGTCCAGGATGAGGTTGGCGGAGATCTCCGCCGCGCGCTCGCCGTTCTCGAACTTGTACTCCGGGTAGCCCAGCGCGATCTCGCTGAAGCGCAGCACCGCCTCGTCGAAGTGGTTGTGGCGGTAGTAGATGTTGGCCGCCTTGAAGGCGATCTCCACCCGCTTCTCACCCTTGGGCACGTACTTGAGGTAGCGCTCGCACGCGTCGAGCAGCGCCTTCTTCAGCGTGGGGATGGCGGCCTTCTTGGTGATGTCCGAGCCCACCGCCTCGCTCTTGGCCTCGCCGCGCGCCTCGGCGGCCTTGACGACCTCGTCGTAGGCCAGCACCGCGTTGTAGGCGGCGTTCTGCAGCCACTTGCCCGGCTTGCCCGGCTTCGGCTTGCCCTTGTCATCCTTGGCCTCCAGCACCTTCGCGTCCTGGAGCACCACCAGCGTGTAGTTGGCGGCGGCCTTGTCGAAGTTCTGCAGGTTGTCGTTGAGCAGCTCGGCCCAGAAGAAGCGCAGGTCGTACGCCTTGGGGTTCTCCGGGAAGAGCGTGAGGTAGTCGCTGTACACCGCGTCCGCGTAGCGGAAGGTCTCCTCGTTGCGCGTCTTCTTGCCCTCGTTGTGCCAGGTGACGGCCAGGTTGGACAGCGTGCGCTCGGACAGCTCCTTCGCCTCCGCCAGCAGCTTCTTGTCCTTGTCCTCCTTGATGACGCCGGAGCTCTCCACCTCCTTCATGATCTTCACGAGCCGGCGCACCTGGACCACGGTGCGCTCCTTGTTGCCCATGCGGAGGATGCAGTCGACGATGCGGCCCTGGAAGCCGGGCGCCTCGGGCGACAGGGGCTTCTCCTTGATGAGGCGGTTGTAGGTGATGGCCGCCTCGCGGTCCTTGCCATCGCCGTAGTACAGGTTGGCGAGCTGCTTCAGCATCGTGAAGCGGTCTTCCGGGTTGGTGGCCACCTTGCCGAACTCCGCCCGGGCCTGCGACACGTCACCCTCGTGCGCGTACGCGCGCACGTAGTCCGTGCGTGCCTCGCGGACCAGCGAGCTGCGGCCGCTCTTGCCGCCGTCCTTCTCCACGGCGCTGGCCCCGGCCAGCTCGCCGTAGAGCACCACCGTCTTGAACTTGTCCTTGGCCGCCTCGTAGTCGCCCATGTTGTAGTGGCACCAGCCCTGCTTGTAGAGGGCGAAGGCGTACACCTGACTCTCGGGGAACTCGGCGGCCTTCTTGTACGCCACCAGCGCCTTCTCCAACTCCTGGCGCTTCCCCTTGGAGTTGTTGAAGTAGTACTCGCCGAAGGCCAGGTAGGCGTCCGGGATGAACTTGGACGTCGGGTGCTTCTCCACCAGGCGCTTGAAGGCCACCAGCGCCTTGCGGTCCTGGCCGTCCTCCATGAGGTACTGGCCGAGGAAGAAGAGCACCTCGTCGGTGCGCTCGAAGTTCGGGTACTCCTGGACGATCTTCGTGTACTGCTCCACCGCGAGCTTGCCGTACTCCTTCTGCTTCGCGACGAGCTCCACCTTCTCCGCCTTGGCGCGCTTCTGGCCCGCGGCGTCGTTGCGGTTCATGGCCTGGATGAGGTCGTCATCCTTCCGGTTGGCCTCGAAGAAGTAGAACTTGGACTCCTCCCAGTAGAACTCGCCCAGGCGGAACAGGAGGCTGGGGGCCTCCTTCGGATCAGGCGACAGGGAGATGATCTTCTTCAGCGACTGGATCTGCTCGCGCCGCTTGGAGGCCACCTGCAGCTCCACGCCCAGCCGGAACTGGTCGTATTGGAGCGCGGGCGCGACCTCCTCCTTCTTCTTCTTTTCGCGGGTGATGTCGCCAGCCAGGGACTTGTCCACCGAGGTGGCGGACTTCCGGCCGAGATCGGCATCGCGCGGGGCTTTCTTCTCCTGGGCGGCGGAGGCCGTGGCCAGGAGGACGAGGCAGACGAGAAGCGAACGGCGCATGGTCTTCCTAGGAGAGGGGCACCGGCGTCCCCGGTTGCTTGCCTGGTAGGCAAGTGTCCGGGAATCTTCGGGAATTTCCATTCGGGGACCCTCACTATGCGCGGTTTTCGCGCGGCGGGTCAACACTGACTGGCCGCCTGCTTTCCAGGGGAAGCGCCGGTTCAAAATCTTCCAGATCCGCTGTGAAAAAGGGCGCGCTGGAGTTGCCATGTCGGACCTGCCAGGTATGGGGGAGCGGACGGTCGGTTGCCCGGCTTCCCTGCACTGGAGTACGCGTCGGATCATGAGTCTCCTCCCCGAAAGCGCCAGCTTCGAAGAGCTGGTCCAGGACTACTTCCTCGCCGTGCGTGGCGCGGGGCTGATGCTCTCCGCGCTGGACACCGAGCTTTTGACGACCTGGGCCCGGGAAGGCGTTCCCTTCGAGGTGGTGGCCCGGGGCATCTCCCGCTCCGCGGAGAAGGCGCTGTGGGACACGCGCCCCGGAGAGCCGGTGCTGCGCTCGCTGCGCGCGTGCCGGCGGCAGGTGGAGTCGGAGATCAAGAAGTACCGCGAGCTGGCGGCGGGCGCGGGCGTGGAGGCGGACACCGCGCCCAGACGCAAGCGCGCGCGCTCCTGGGAGGAGACGCGGCACGCGCGCCTCTGCGCGGCGCTGGAGGACCTGGCGGGGCGGGACGAGGCGCTGGCCCACCGTGTGCGCAGCCTGCGCATCTCCGTCCTGGCGCACGTCCCGGAGGAGCCGGCGGCCATGGACGCCCAGGAGGCGTTGGCCTTCCTGCTGCTCCTGCGCGCCCTCCCCTTCCCGGACCGCCGCGGGCTGTGGCGCGAGGCCGTGGCCGCGGCTTCGGAACAGCAGGTGATGTCGCCGCGCGCCCGCAAGGTCTCCCGGCGATTCCGCGTCCTGGCGACGGTGCGACGACGTCTGGGGATGAAGGAGATGTAGGCGGGCGGGACGCCTGACCGCCCGTTCAGTGGACTGACGGCCGAGGGGAGGCTTTGGTATGGCGGTGCGTGAGATGGCTCCAAAGGCGAATGGCGAGGCGTGTGGTGTGTGCGGTGGGCGGACCTATGTCATCGAGCGCCGGGGGGACCAGGCCCTGGCGCGCACCTGCGAGTGCTCCGGGAACTGCTCGGTGTGTGGCGGACGGGGCCACGTGCTCGTCGAGCGCGAGGCGGAGTTCAGCCAGAAGGTCGGTCCGCGGCGCTACGAGGTGATGGAGCAGTGCGTGTGCACGCAGCGGCGCACGCGGATCTCCCGCTTCAACGAGGTGGGCCTGCCCGCCGTGGTGTCCCACGCGAGCTTCGACAACTACCGGGCCTTCAACGAAGCGCAGGACCGGGGCCGGGGCGTGGCGCTGCACTTCGCCCACCAGTACGTGAAGGGCGGCCCGTCCAAGGGCTTCATCCTCAGCGGGCCGGTGGGCACCGGCAAGACGCACCTGCTGGCGGCCACCCTGGGGCACCTGGTGCTGGAGCTGGGGGTGCGCGGGCGCTACGTCGAAATCTCGCTCCTCTACGCCACCATCCGGCGCGGCTTCCAGGAGGGCAAGAGCGGCGGCGAAATCATCGGGCCCCTGTCGGAGGTGGAGGTGCTGGCCATCGACGAGCTGGGCAAGGGCCGCGGCAGTCCCTTCGAGATGGAGACGCTCGATGAGCTGATCGCCCGCCGCTACAACGCGGGCCGTACCACGCTCTTCGCGACGAACTACTCCCTGGAGCCGGAGAAGCGCGCTGTCCGCAGCGCGGCGCCGACGGGCTACCGGACCACCGAGGACGCCCGCAGCGCCGCCCGCGACGCGGACCTGCTGCGTGAGCGCGTGGGTGAGCGCATCTACAGCCGGCTGTGTGAGCTGTGCACCTTCGTGGAGCTGCCGAAGGACACGCCGGACCGGCGCCGCACCCGGCAGGAGATGGACGCGCCCATGCACCATGCCGCGGGCGGCTCGCGCACGCTGGGCCGGTAGTCCCACCGTGCCCGGCGCCCGCCCCTGTTCCGCTCGACGGGCGGCGGGGGCATCGCGCATCCTGCGCCCATGACAGACGCCATCATCGTCCTCGTCACCGCCCCCACGGCCGACAAGGCCGCGGAGCTGGCTCGCGCGCTGGTGGAGGCGCAGCTCGCCGCCTGCGGCAACATCGTTCCCGGCCTGCGCTCCATCTACCGGTGGGAGGGCCAGGTCCAGGACGAGCCCGAGGTGCTGCTCATCCTCAAGACGCGCGCGGCCCTCTTCGAGCCGCTGCGCGCGCGCATCGTCGAGCTGCACCCCTACGACGTCCCGGAGGTGCTGCGCGTGGACATCGCGGACGGGCACGCGGCGTACCTTGCCTGGATTCTGGGCAGCACCCGCGCGCCGGGCTGAGCCCACGCTCGCCTGCCCTACTGACGGACACAGAGAGCGCCGCGCCCCCGGCAGAATACGGCGCGGCGAAAGGGACGTTGTCGGCTCGCCCCCTTCCCCCCCAGGAGCCGACCCCTATGTCCCGACTGCGCAGCTTGTGCCTCCTCGGACTCGTGTCCGTGGGCGGCGTCGCCTGCTCCAACGGCGCGCAGGCGCCAGCGCCGGCGTCCGATTCGAGCCCCCGTCCCAGCTACCCGGGCTCGCGGCAGCCCTCGGCCCCCAACGTGCCCGCGCCGCAGAACGACGATGACGGCGTCTCCAGCCACGACGACGACGACGACGCGCCCGTTGCGGAGCAGCCACCGCCAGCGCCCGTGCCCGAGCCGCCTCCGGAGGAGCCGCCC
Proteins encoded in this window:
- the cglE gene encoding adventurous gliding motility protein CglE — encoded protein: MKALASLALCASFLLPTVASAQTPTTAQGDRPAVTFDEIERGLYFAVLGGPLFITNPPAAEGTPRPFSSGPMAQVEVGVDLGERVSVGLFIMGSSVRTGAEYVGNSGGAVSGDFSTLIPGAVLRARLVGFADSQEVKRTWFYVRAGAGYAMFSPQRLLPDSDILVFAGPGVEYYTRLRHFSVGLEVTGQYLVSGGSFGFAVAPNIRYAF
- the gltG gene encoding adventurous gliding motility protein GltG: MAVPLTLKVFKGDSLVASKDYERDIIKIGRLSSAHLCLEDEKVSRIHSVIEVASDGAMSIIDMGSVEGTYVNGKRVTKGLLSFGDEIRVGGTTIRLENPAAVAAVNLAAAAASTEVVTEKNPVIAAPAPAEGLAQAAVATPPATGAIDPSFAATQENAVVAPAAPAPAPVEAAPVDTTPRVRTVRRTRSSGPLGVGLRFAWGDQRVGEFFMAPGVKRAFVVGSAAGVNFVMGDSRLGTPRFDAVRSDGQSFTVRFTAKMKGELTRKGETMDLKAVIESGKASHEGDAYSLTLDTDDFIWVDLGGVTLEVAFQAVPKRVVVPLGESVDYTALNIFLVLFFIATAFVITAMNRTGAGDEYADELSSDNARIAKLIIKPPETQKNKFLERLNQQKEKKKSGEMAAKSKGDEGQMGKKDAPKTNNRTAPKGDPSKKDEARALTAKIFGGGKGGISTVFGKSGLGGDLKSAMGNMFGAKAGNSGGFGGLGLRGSGGGGGGTGETIGIGGIGTKGRGGGTGSYGSGVGVLGGKQSVDVGITSSEPEVMGSLDKELIRQVIHRNRGQIRYCFESLLNRFPKLGGKVAVKFVITATGSVATSSVAQSTASNAALETCVAGRVRTWKFPEPKGGGVVVVTYPFIFKQSGG
- the cglF gene encoding adventurous gliding motility protein CglF — encoded protein: MRKALMLFAALAVTPALGQDEATNPGGPGEGNVRYSKTTTIDFEDDTIEGDLTKPDGEYIEARDKVKHSNLIRIREDFEDKVMQSVGEL
- the gltE gene encoding adventurous gliding motility TPR repeat lipoprotein GltE, giving the protein MNRTPRTMRLFPLLAAVSLAAAGCTSSKATGPAAGKTAGPNAGKTEAAQPISNTAKARFEDALKAFDTQKKARAIDYPSLERKFQAALEADGNLAEADYNLGVLAERQGKLTEARAHYKTALAKKPSLRQASENLAVMEQNAGNVAGAVALYQEVLQRYPDDAQSRARLAEIYRQQGDHTKAMDLSRAALMRDPQSTTALKVMIRSYLDRKQLAMAKLVALRGVKLDATDPELHHAVGLILLKEGDVDEARLSFKKALEVREDYVPSHVELAQLALNAENFPAAEQHLRRILQADGKNAAAHLGLGVAYKGMGQYDKAMQEYDEAEKLDPELAAVNLNRAIILHRVKDAPERAEELYRKYIAMAGGEVALPAEAPVFALLREVEVIVNAKREARFAEEQAKQMEELQKQQQAQMQAAEKAAAGTNAPANAATPATGTDAAPQVTPASGNAPPPAAGSSDQKNAGSAEPGEPEDDLL
- a CDS encoding tetratricopeptide repeat protein, yielding MRRSLLVCLVLLATASAAQEKKAPRDADLGRKSATSVDKSLAGDITREKKKKEEVAPALQYDQFRLGVELQVASKRREQIQSLKKIISLSPDPKEAPSLLFRLGEFYWEESKFYFFEANRKDDDLIQAMNRNDAAGQKRAKAEKVELVAKQKEYGKLAVEQYTKIVQEYPNFERTDEVLFFLGQYLMEDGQDRKALVAFKRLVEKHPTSKFIPDAYLAFGEYYFNNSKGKRQELEKALVAYKKAAEFPESQVYAFALYKQGWCHYNMGDYEAAKDKFKTVVLYGELAGASAVEKDGGKSGRSSLVREARTDYVRAYAHEGDVSQARAEFGKVATNPEDRFTMLKQLANLYYGDGKDREAAITYNRLIKEKPLSPEAPGFQGRIVDCILRMGNKERTVVQVRRLVKIMKEVESSGVIKEDKDKKLLAEAKELSERTLSNLAVTWHNEGKKTRNEETFRYADAVYSDYLTLFPENPKAYDLRFFWAELLNDNLQNFDKAAANYTLVVLQDAKVLEAKDDKGKPKPGKPGKWLQNAAYNAVLAYDEVVKAAEARGEAKSEAVGSDITKKAAIPTLKKALLDACERYLKYVPKGEKRVEIAFKAANIYYRHNHFDEAVLRFSEIALGYPEYKFENGERAAEISANLILDSYHLLQDYAKVNEWARRFYANDKLAVGKFRDDLAKLIEQSSFKLVSQLEEKKEFEKAAEAYLAFVKDFPQTEIADLALYNASVDYYKAKRLDKAIEVRKRLFAEYPRSKHVPDSIYANAEALEAIGDFEDAASTYEAYVRGYERSLGEKGNARARRGKRRGAASDKPAVVQKWDESKAQVALFNAATYREGLGQTKAALRNREHYLALWPRAKDADEIRLSIIDLTGRSGAAFKAIKMLEQYERDNMRSPSRYLAAEGRIVDLYKKMGRSRDVARMYKRIYEHFDQLPRRVQGALEKPALATAAQAQFLSVELDWNQYRRLNLYWGVPPSPNRFKASIQDKSRALQVVEKKYVQTVTLGAPEPAICALHRIGLAYDHFAERLTNAPMPRGLDEESQQALRDEFANQAQPLKDKATEAFAATVAKSRELDVYNDCAAESLKLLRTTYQPDRYPEMPEAKVALKSHVQLIGGDLLATIQDVPPPAPKAASEAQQARAETLQEDLTDLTAQLRSQTETQVDARPAATPNGATPAKQGGDEEEPEDFL
- a CDS encoding ATP-binding protein, which translates into the protein MAVREMAPKANGEACGVCGGRTYVIERRGDQALARTCECSGNCSVCGGRGHVLVEREAEFSQKVGPRRYEVMEQCVCTQRRTRISRFNEVGLPAVVSHASFDNYRAFNEAQDRGRGVALHFAHQYVKGGPSKGFILSGPVGTGKTHLLAATLGHLVLELGVRGRYVEISLLYATIRRGFQEGKSGGEIIGPLSEVEVLAIDELGKGRGSPFEMETLDELIARRYNAGRTTLFATNYSLEPEKRAVRSAAPTGYRTTEDARSAARDADLLRERVGERIYSRLCELCTFVELPKDTPDRRRTRQEMDAPMHHAAGGSRTLGR
- the cutA gene encoding divalent-cation tolerance protein CutA, yielding MTDAIIVLVTAPTADKAAELARALVEAQLAACGNIVPGLRSIYRWEGQVQDEPEVLLILKTRAALFEPLRARIVELHPYDVPEVLRVDIADGHAAYLAWILGSTRAPG